GGCACCTGCTGGTGCCCCTCCCATCTGTgacttcctctcccccacccgaAGACCCACCTGGCTCCATCTTCCTCAGGGGAGTGTAGCGCAACTTAAGGGCATCGGAAGGAATGTGGCTAGGAGGTTTCAGTGGGAAAGGTTTCCGTAGAGAGGGACTAAGCAGCACCAGGATTTCGGGGCTCAGAGCCCCCCCACCGACAGCCCTGTCTCCCTCACCCCCAAGACCAAGTCCAGCTGGCTCTGCTTTACCTTCCCGCTCCCAAGCTCCCGAGCGCCTGAGTTGGGAAATCTCTGGCCCAGACGCCCACTGGATTCCTGTGCCGGGAACTGACGTCTGTGGCTGACAGCCCCCCTCCCAGCGCCAGCAGCCGCTCCCGAGGAGGCCCCAGCTCCTAGCCCGGCTCTCTTCCCAGGCCCCCGTCCTCAGCCCGGGCTCCCACCTTCGTGGGTGCCAGGGAGCAGCCGGAAGTCCTGTGCCTCTTTCTGGAAATCTTGCTTCCTGACTTTCTTGATCTGAATCAAGTGGAAGATTCCTGAGGGCAGAGACAAGGGCATGAGCAGGAAAGGCAGGATGTGTGGTCAGTGAAACGGGCAGTGACTTGGACCTGGGACAGACCCcgtcacctccctcccctcccccattctgaCCAGACACCAAATCCTGTCGACTAAATTCCCTACATATTTTGAACCTCTCCTCCTGTCCTCACTGTCACCCTTCCCATTCAGGCCCCATCATGTCTTGCCTGGGTCACTACACTAGACGTCTGACCCCTTTAACCCGGACTCTCATCTGGGATCCTGGCTGTGGTCATTGGAAAATATGCATGTTACCCCATCATTCCCCTGCCATGTCCCCGCtcctgtcaccatcaccaccctgCTCTCACACCGCTCACCTGTCCATAGTGcagagacagggaagggaggagggagggaggaaagaaggaagaaaagctgcCAGGCCTGTAGGGCCTGGTCAAGCCTCTTTTTTTGGACATAGAACATATGATAAAAATCAACAGGTGATTTCCTTAAGACACCAAAGTACTACAGGTGTCAGGGTTGTAGGCCCCCTTTCGGCGCAAGGCTCAGTTCCCTCTGCGCGGCCTGGCCTGTGCTCCAGCCCTAACCGGCTACTCGAGGTCTCTGAGGGGGCCAAGCCTGTACGTATGCTGCCCCCTCTGCCGAAACACCTTCTCCTATTGCCACAGGTGAACCTACTCATCCTCCCAGCCTTACCTGGGAAGTCTCACTtgattctccctcttcccccaaataGTTATAATTTCCTCCTTGGGTCACTCACAGCTCTTGGTTTCTCTTGTGATTGTTCCTGTTTCTAACGTGCTATCATTGTGTCTGCTCTTGCCTCCCCTACAAGACTGGGAACTTGGGGAGGTCTTTCCTCTTGGGTTCGCTGAGCCTGGCCCACATTAAGCATGCTGAACGAACGAATGaacgaacaaatgaatgaatccctggatggatggatggatggagaagcAAATATATGTGTACCCTGTCTAGGCGAGGCCCTGAGCGGGCATGAGGTATTAGCTGGATCTCCTGATGTTTGCATCCCCTGGGGAGCTGGCCACGGTCACCACACATGGCACTGAGGCCCTGAGCACATGGGCTATGAGGTCGCGCCAGCTGTTACCACCGGGGTCTGTGGCCAGAAAGAACAGATGTGACAGCAAGGGCTCTGTTAGGCCAGCACCGCCCTCAAGGAAACCAAGAACTGGCCTTGCTTATGGGAATCCAAGTAGGATCCTTCTGAAGGGAACAGACAGTACTGGTCCTGGGACTGAGGTCCAGGAGGCTGGGAAAGCCCAGCACTGTCTTCAGGCCCCCCAGTCCAGATGCCAAGGGCCAGAATACAGGAGAGACTTACTCCAAAGGCCCAGGCTATGTCACAAGCATGAGATGAGGACAGGTCCTTGTGTCCCAGGCCTACCACTGCACAACCCCCCCCACACAAATTGGAGAGGCAACAGGGATGAGGGCAGGTCCCCATGCTGTCGCCTCTAAAGCATGATGGAAAGGTCTGGGCTCTTGGGCCTGGAATCAGGAGCTTGCCTGAGGGTCATGCTTGTGCCTCTTGCTCTTTGAAGGGCATGCCAGGCCTGAGAGTGGCTGGGCTCTATGTGTCCTGAGCAGCGGTGGGAGTGGTAGGTGAGTTCCAAGAGGTAGGCCAGGCTCAGCTTAGTGTGAAGAACCCTCTCTGGGTAAGCAAGTGAACCACCGGTTCCTTGctggaggtgggatgggggtATGTGCAGTTAGGGGCTAGAGACCACCAGGAAGACTGCAAGGGGACTgccttcctgggggaggggggggagttgaggaatTAAGACCCCTGAGGTGCCTCTACTCTGAAATTCTAGAATCTAAAAAGCTCTTAACCCTAAGCCAACTCTCTGCTCAGACTCTGGGCCTGGGACTGGCCCCACCATGGTGTGGCCTCAGCCCAGCTTTCCACCTGCTCACTTTGTCTCCCGTTcaattctcctcttcctctcctggcCCCCAAGGCCTCCTGTTTCCACTTGTCTGGGTGAGGAAACAGTAAAGGTTTCCCACTGACCATCAGACCTTGGGACAGTTTGAGTTTCAAGGTCTGGGACAGGGATGTAGCAGACAGGGAGGCTGATGGGGCATTTCAGGGACCCAGGGGCTCAGGagatggcggggtgggggaagaggagaggctTGCTAGGGACAGGATGGCTGGGCCTGGCATTGTGAAGTTGAAGAGTCCTCCCCACCTCCGTTCCTTTTTGCTGGGCCCCTGGTGATGAGATTTGGCCTTGAGCTATCATGCCTCCCTCTCTGCCGTCCTGGGCCTTCCTCAGGCCCTTCCCTAAAAGCATAAGGTCACCTTCGTGGAGGCGGCACTGGGGAGAgtaagacctgggtttgaatctttgCTTTACTGTTTAAACTGTGTGATTTTGAGCAAGTCATTTTACCTCTCagactcagttttcccatctgcaaagtgAGGCATCCATACATAGCCCTCAGGCGTCTCATGTGGGTGAACTGAAGCACATCACTGGTGTGAAGCCGCACACCAAGCACTTAGCCCCGGCTGTAGAAGCAGGGGCTCTGGAACCAGAGTTTGAGGCTGTCGCTGCCAGCCTGCCTGCAATGTACCCCTCTTGCCTTTCTAAATGCTGTCCAGCCCAGGCCCACCCTCCATGAAGCTTTCCCTGACCAGCTTGGTTCCCAGGGAGCTCCTGctgggaggctgggtgggggaggcCCAGTGTACACATGCAGGCCCACCTGTCCAGGGATAGATGGAATCCCAAGGCTCAAAACAATCATCAGGGTGACTGAACCTACTCTCAGCCATTGGCAGCATCCCCACCCAGTCCTTGCTTGCACACTTCCGTGAATGGAACTTGCTCCTTCCCTTCCACTGTAGGAAGGCTCAAAGATTGAGAAGGTGCTTCCTCTTGTTAACTGAAACCTGCTTCTTTGCAACTCTAACCAACTGATGAGTTGGGATGAGAAAGATGCTGACATTTTTAGCAGCTACTGTAGGTCAGGGGCAGTACctatgttattttcatttaatcctccaaaaCCCCTTCTCCCCCCTTAACAGAAGAGAaatctgagacccagagaggtcaagtgattgcccaaggccacacagctaagaAATGGCAGAGCCGGGATtccaacccaggtctgtctgattccaaagcccctGCTTGTTGTTCTGACCCTTGTGGTCACTCAGAACACaactgctccctctgcctggggcaGTCACTTCAGAGCCAGGAAGCCAGCGGTCCTGTCCCCCTGAGTCTCCTCTTCTCCAGGCTGAACAGCTCCGCTTTCTTCGTCCATTCCTCCCACGACAGGGGGCAGAGTAGAGCAGGGAAAGAGCTGCATCTGACGTCACAAGACCTGGGCTCTAGCTCCCGTCctccacttactggctgtgtggccttgggccaggtacttcacctctctgagcctcagtttcctcatctgtaaaatggggataataatacctaactcTCAGGATcgttgaggatcaaatgagataatgaacgtgaaagcactttgtaaactcCAAAGTGCTTCACACATGGCTTGTTACTGTCATTGTCATCGTTCTtatcctcccctcttcccccccccatccccatgcCCACCTCCCCGCTGCCAGCCGAAGACAGCAGTAGAGAAAAGTGACATTAGAGCTAATTCCCACTTAAAGGGTTTAATTGTTTTATTCTCTCCAGGGGATTTATGTTTTACAAGAATAGCCCCAAAACTGAATGCAGCAATTCCCTTGTCAATGAAAACTCTGGACCTTCAGTTGGTGATAGGAGCAGCCTACTGAATAATTCAGGGTGAGTTTCTCACAGGATGAGAAATCTATTCCGATGTCGACTTACCTTGGAGGGGTAGAATCTACCATATAGAAAAGGCTGAATGAGACCAGCCTTGAGGATTTGAAGATGCTGTGGGGGCCCTCCTGCCTGAAAAGATCTCTCCTCCCAGTCCGCTGAAATTCTACCAATAGACAGCTCTTTGTTTTACCAGGGGAGGCATTGCCCTGTCCTGGTTCCTCACAAAGTGTAAAAACCCCTTTCCCCCAGGAGAGGGAGCACTTCAAGGCCCTGGCATCTCAGAGTGGGTGAGTTTATCAGAACTGTCAGATAGAATCAGTCTCTCTCTATCTTGGAATCTGGGACTCAAAGCTGGAAGGTGACCCAAGGCAGGTCTTCCTGGGCCAGAGGCACTTGATCAACAAAACCCCCTTAATGCCCTTGGCGGGTctggagcagaggaagggggACAGGCCAGAGTGGGAGTGGGCCATGGCTCACCTTTCACCAGCTTCCAGAGGTAGATCTCCACCTGCTCAGAGGCCTCACGCTCGAGGGCAAAGCGACGCAGGTTGTCCGGGCTTGGGGATACTGATGTGTGGACGAGGACCCGGCCCGGCGCCTTCGGACACTTGGTGGCACTGATCTCACTGTGGCCGGAGTCTGCCTTGTCCTCTGGGAGAGACAAGGAGCTGGTGAATGCTCTGTCTTCCCACCCCTGCTAGCCCAGGAAGGGGGGCCACGGGTCTGACATTCCCCTCAGGGTCAGTAGGCTGGGAAAGTTCTGGTGCCCCTGGGAAGAAAAGGAGGTctctgggaaagagagagggggccTCTTCCCACTCACCTCCCATTGATTAGCCTGTCAGAAAACTTCTCACCCTCGGGGCCCGGCTCACCTTCCACCTCTTCCAGGCAGTCCACCTGGAACAGCTCAGTGCACCGTTTCCTCCCACCCACAGCTTGTAAAACCCTTCTTGCTCATGCCTCTCCCTCATGCCCTTAATCCCACGCTGCCTTGCATTGCCTCGTAATTGTTTCACTTGGGTGTGTCTTCTCTCTAAAATAAACCCACAGGGTGAAGGGTGGGAATCATTTCTCCGAGTCATTTGTGTCACTGATACCACCCTGCACAGGCTCCCAGTGACACACATAGAGTGATAGGTTTGGGAGGGGTTGAGGTGATGACGGCAGTAATGATGGGTGTGAAATGGGACAGGTGGTGGCGACCCTGATGATGGCGACTGTagtggtgggggggcgggggtggtggagtggggatggggatgggatggTGGTGATGTTTCTGGTACCAAATTGGATCTAGTCCTAAAGCCTCGACATGCTGGAATTCCAAGGGTATTACCCAGAACTTTCCATGTGCCAATATTCCCTGACTATTTTTAAGGGACTGAAGAACTAAGTCCCTACACATCCCCCCACCTTCTAGATTCTTACTAGTTATGCAGCCTTTTGAGATGTCCAGCTAAGAGCTGTAAGCTGTCTAAATATCTTTAAGGGGAAACGGAGTGGGGTCTGAAGGTCGAGCCCAAGACCAGGTGTGTTTGTGAAGCAGCCCAGCAGCGAGCCACAGCCATCCTCATAGAGAATACAAGTCAAAGCCCTGTCCCTCATGCTCCCTCCCTAACCCTGTCCCTGTTGTATATTACTCTATAAGTAATTGTTATCCCTTATGTctaggttttgatttgcaattcatAAAGCATTTTCATCAACTCtgtctgaggctcagaaaggtaaaGTAACCTGTCTTAGCCTGTAGCAGTAAATTAGGTAAGTAAGTAAAGTCAGGAAGCAAGCTAATGCAAACTCACATCTGCTGACATTGAGTTCTGGGGCGGGCGGAGACTTGGGATAATCACAGCCACTCAGCTATCTCGTTTGTGAAATAACTGagatgtaagaattaaatgaactaTGTGAAATCATGATACAGTATTGGGCACATCATAAGTTCTCGATGcatgttccttcctctttttctcccccattcCTCTCCTTTCAGTGTTGCTAACCCAGCCCCATAAGCAGATGTGGTCCGGGCACACCCTCAGCCCACGCCTTCCACCCCACCTGCCTTCCTTCCAGGCTTAAGGGAATGGGCCCTCCCCTCACAACAGCTACTGTTGACAGTCACAGGCTGCTTTTCTCAGGGAGATGCTCTGACGTTTTTTCCTGCACCCTCCTTAATCCTAGGGTCATTGTTGAAAGAACTCAGCCGGCAAGTCTGGAACCCTGACTTCTAAAAGCTTCGCTCACCCAGTTTCCTCCCAACCATAGCTTTTAAAACCTTCTTGCTTATGCCTCCCACTCATGCCCTTAATCCCACACTTCCCTGCCCTGCCTTGCCTTAAAACCATTTGCTTGGGTGTGTTTTCTCTCTAAAATAGACCCATAAGGTCAAGGGAAGGGATCAAGTCTTTTGGGTCTCTCACACCACCCTGCACAGGCTCTCAGTGaacacacacagaatgaaaggTTTGGGAGGGGTTGAGGTGATGGTGGCAGTAATGATGATGAGTGTGATACAGGACAAGTTCTAGAAGCCTGAGTTCTCATTCTAGCTCCACTGctaatttgctgtgtgacttaggaaagtcccttcccttctctgggtctcagttttcccgTATGTTGAGGAAGATTGAAGGGAGACAACAGCGGTCAAGGGCattgtctttgtgggaattccctggcggtccagtggttaggactcggtactttcactgctgtgggcctgggtttgatccctgctcagggaactaagatcccaccagccTTGAGgagcggccaaaaaaataaataaaaagagcattGTCTTCAGGATAAGACAGATACGGTTCAtatcccagctctgtcatttacAGCTTCAGGACCTGGGACAAGGTATTTATCTTCTcattctataaaatggagataaagatGCCTGCCCTGTCTATTTTGGTGAGGATTACATGAATTCATGCAAAATAcctacctggcacatggtaagtgttcaataaatgttggccatTCTTCTTAAAAGTCCTAATAGCCTAAGGTTTTATGACTTCATAGAATCCACGATATTATTTGATTCTATGTATATCTGAGAGTCTCTGAATCTGTAGCATTAGATGGTTCCTTAAGTCTAATATTTTATGAGTTGGGCATTTTCCACTGCTGTGCTTCTAACATTCTGTGCATCTAAAAACCCCTGCATCCTGTGGCTCTGGGTCCATGCCCCATCCACGTCAGAGATGTTCCAAGTGTCTGCCCTGGGGAGAGAGACCCAGGGCTCACCCTGGCcagtgccctccctgccccaggttCTCTTTGTACCTGGACAAATCTTGCAGCACTTCCCAGCCACCTTCTCCGGCTGATGGCAGGGGTATTCAGTGGGGCAGGTCACCCGCTGGCAGTCCTGGCGTCCGTCCTGACAGGTGCACAGGATGCAGGGCAGGGGTCCGAAGGAGCGGAAGGCTGGGTGCCACACCTCTCCATGGGAGTACGTCTTCCCGCCATGCACACAGGCTGGGCCAGGAGGGCATGAAGGGAGGACGGTCAGTGCCTCGGACTAGAGTCCAGTAATGGGTGGGGGTAAGTCTTTGGGGTGCCCCTGCTCCACCAGTCTGGCCCAGCCACACTGCCTGCAAAGTGGAGGCCAGGGAGTAAACCAGCCCTCTGTCCCTAACATCCCCTATCTCAGCACTCAGGGCTGAGATGGGCCCAGTACGTTCTTGCTGAAGATGGAGAgtcctcccctgccctccacagGCACCTCCGGCGGAGCACAGAGAGGGATGGCCTGACAGTGGGAGATCTGTGATCAAGTGCTTCACTGCCTGGCCCTGTGAGCTCTGGCAGgtcccttctcctttctcagcCTCAGATTACCATCTGTAATGAGAGGGGCTGGGCGGGTGCCTCTGTAGCCCCTCCtgctccacccatcagggtgctcTGCAGTGAggcctctttcctcctcctctgctgcCACAACTGTCACCTTGGCCTCCTTCCCTGATCCATCCCAACCATCCTCCTGCAGCgcagctctgcctcctccttccttcaCCAGAAGCTTTCCCTCACCACTTCCTTATCTTATAATAATTGACTTACATGTCTGTCTCCCCTACTAGTCTATCAGCCCCTCAAGGACAGGGGCCATTTTCATCTCTGTGTTCCGTGCCCCTCAGTTCCCAGCAAAGACATGACAAATGCTCAAAAAAATACTGTGTATGGCCCATAGTCCTGGTTCCAGGACTGGTTCTGCCTCTAACTAGATATGCTGAacctcagtgtccttatctgttaaatgggggTTTAGACCCGATGTTCTAGGAATCTACAAGCTCATGGCCAAGTTGAGATTGGGGAAGCACTTGGCGGAGGTGCAGGGATGGGAAGTGGGAGCAGTCAGGACCCCCTTTTCCCACCTTGGGGGTCAGCAGAGGCTCCAGTTCCCACCTTTCTTATGTTTCTCCTTCAGAACAATCTTGACTGTCGTGCTGCCTGCCTCCTTTGGCCGGAAGTGGCGAGGGATGAAGCCCAGAGGGGCGCTGGGGCCAGTGGGGGTTGGGGTGCTTGGGTCTCTCTTTCTCCCGCCGTCCCCTGAACACGGATCCTGGGAATGACTCTGCCAAGGGCAGGAAGGACGAAGGTCACGGCCAGGCCACTGCCAGTGCAGGAGCGGCAAGACAGAGACTGCAGTGGGAGGCCTGAAGATGGCTCTTGCAACTGAACCTGACAGCCCAGGGAAGACAGGGCCCAGGCTCTTGGTAGAAAGAAGATCTGGGTGGGGTTGAAGACGTTCCCAGGCAATGGGTCTTTGAAAACTCTCAGAGGATAGTGGTTTGGAAATCTAGCCTCCACCGAGCCCTTCTCAAACTGGCAGAGCCAGAGCCTTGGGGCTGAGGGGGGCAGAGGCCGCTGAGGTCTTGATCTGGGAGATGTAAGTGATCGGGGACCTGGAGACCTTAATATTTAAGAAACGGAAGGTGAGAATGTAGTGAGGAGGAGAGTTAGGAAATTCTTCTTTGTCTGAGAAGATTTAGGTGATGGGACAGGGGATGAGCCTCTGAAGATCCCACCAGGCCCCAGAATCCCGCAGGCAGGAGGACTGAGAGCAGGCCCTGTCCAGAGATGATGGGTCTTGGGTGCCTCCTTTCCTGAGCCCCTGGAATCCAACATCCCGAGACCCCACCCCTCCAGATCAGGTCTTGGGAGGGCTGGCCGTGAGAGCAAAGGGTGTGTGTGAAGGCAGCATAATAGGGCAGGGGCTTCCCGGTCCAAAGACGGGATTGGGTGCTCCAAGCCGTGGGTGGAGCAAGTGGGCTGGGGGCAAGGGGCAGAGCTTGCCACCCCCTCACTGACACTGAGTCATGCACATTCCTTCTTCTGCAGCCTCTTGCTGACTGTACAGTCTCTGAGTCAGTCAGTTGGACTGAGCCCACAAGAGCTCCCGGAGTGGAAACTGTGTCCCAGGCCCCCGCACGGGCCCAGGCACACAGGAGGCACCCAGGATATGCTTGTCAAGTAGAATAGAGGCAAAAAGGAATTGAAGAGCCCAGCCCCCAGGTTGGTGACTTGCCCATGGTATCCAGCAAGTCAGTAAGTAGCCTCTCAGGGCCTGGAACTAAGTCTGGTGGGTTTCACTTAGCCGTCTcctggggggaaggaggagggagggggatggcATGGTCAGGTCCCACAGCCCAAGACCCGCTCGACGAGGCCCAGCCTGGGAAGGGGGGATGAGCTGGCAGAGCAGAAGGGAGAGCTCCTTAGTTCAGACCCCCGGGGAGTCTCTGGGAAGGGGAGCCCGGCCTCGAGTCCCCCAGGGTCTAGGTGACCCAGGCTGAAACAGCAGGTGGAACTGTTCACACCATAGACATAGCACAGGTCGGGGACAGGGACACGCGTCAGTGTGTGAGCCCATTCTCCCACGTCTTTCCTCTCCGACCAGAGAGCGCCGGGCAGGTTCGCCCATCTTAACTCTAGACCAAGATCGAGAGGGGTCGAGAAGGAGCCGGCAGCAGTGAGGTAGCCTCAGGAGCTGGATGGGGAAGGCTGGCCCACGTCAGAGTCCACTCCCTTGGGTGACATGCTGCCCAGAGGTGGCCTGAATAAGGACAGACACAGGCTCTGGACGGAAGCAGTGTCAGTTTCCCAGGAGGGAAATCGGGAAGCTTGGGGCCTGCTCCTGCCTGTGTGGTGTTTTTTCCCAGACCCCTCCTGACGCACCAGCCACGATGGGCACTGTGGTGGAAGTCTAAGGAGAGGGCCTGGAATCTGGTGGTGGCTGATGGAGCCGACCCAGGGGACACATGAGAAATAAGGACAATAACTGATATTGCCTGCTCCAGAGCGAGCTGGTTTAGGCTCCAGATACCAGCCGGCTcgcttccttcccccaccctgtcCATGAAGCCGTGCACTCACCACCCCACGGTGTGGCTGTGTGGCATCCTCTTCATCTGATTTCTCACTTGACCCGTCTGGAGACCCAAAGAGAAGTCAGGTCAGCCTCTGCCTCCTCAGCCTTGCTGGCCGGAGCCCTGTGGGCCTCCACCTCTAGGCTCTGTCCTCTCAAGGCCCGGTGCAACTTCTGCAGCCCCCACACACCAGTAGGCCGCTTTGCCCCAGGGAGACTTATTCCTACTTCTCATTACAGTGTCTCCTCACCCTGGGGTTGATGAAGTCCCTGCAACTGGGCCACGGCCTCCGTTTCCCCACACTGGCCT
The genomic region above belongs to Hippopotamus amphibius kiboko isolate mHipAmp2 chromosome 9, mHipAmp2.hap2, whole genome shotgun sequence and contains:
- the CHRDL2 gene encoding chordin-like protein 2 isoform X2, producing the protein MVPEVRVLPSLLGLALLWFPLDSHARARPDMFCLFHGKRYAPGESWHPYLEPQGLMYCLRCTCSETAHVSCYRLHCPPVHCPQPVTEPQQCCPRCVEPHTPSGLRAPPRSCQHNGTMYQHGEIFSAHELLPSRLPNQCVLCSCTEGQIYCGLMTCPEPGCPAPLPLPASCCQACKDGSSEKSDEEDATQPHRGVSHSQDPCSGDGGRKRDPSTPTPTGPSAPLGFIPRHFRPKEAGSTTVKIVLKEKHKKACVHGGKTYSHGEVWHPAFRSFGPLPCILCTCQDGRQDCQRVTCPTEYPCHQPEKVAGKCCKICPEDKADSGHSEISATKCPKAPGRVLVHTSVSPSPDNLRRFALEREASEQVEIYLWKLVKGIFHLIQIKKVRKQDFQKEAQDFRLLPGTHEGHWNVFLAQTPELKVTASPDKVTKTLSQRPEQLQI
- the CHRDL2 gene encoding chordin-like protein 2 isoform X1; translated protein: MVPEVRVLPSLLGLALLWFPLDSHARARPDMFCLFHGKRYAPGESWHPYLEPQGLMYCLRCTCSETAHVSCYRLHCPPVHCPQPVTEPQQCCPRCVEPHTPSGLRAPPRSCQHNGTMYQHGEIFSAHELLPSRLPNQCVLCSCTEGQIYCGLMTCPEPGCPAPLPLPASCCQACKDGSSEKSDEEDATQPHRGVSHSQDPCSGDGGRKRDPSTPTPTGPSAPLGFIPRHFRPKEAGSTTVKIVLKEKHKKACVHGGKTYSHGEVWHPAFRSFGPLPCILCTCQDGRQDCQRVTCPTEYPCHQPEKVAGKCCKICPEDKADSGHSEISATKCPKAPGRVLVHTSVSPSPDNLRRFALEREASEQVEIYLWKLVKDEETEAQRGEVPGPRPHSQNLPLDSDQESQEARFPERGTGLPAAPWHPRRSLERLPSPDPGTEGHGQSRQSDQDLITET